In a genomic window of Acidobacteriota bacterium:
- a CDS encoding SAM-dependent DNA methyltransferase has translation MSEPTVSRTTLSDLIEQVAGIIDSDRSVSNKELIQICNGYGAFDLNADAHIYHEIAETALNLLILKKYGRDLLASMNPIEELSTVLRPLQKRLPTQTWRSETQIAYQQFSTPVTIAFLATYLLHIRHSETVLEPSCGTGCLAVWALAAGATVITNEIDPRRRGSALALGFQPYSFDAEFIDDLLPEDLLPNIVLANPPFSSTGGRVKNNSIEFGFRHIESALRRLKKGGRFAVILGESGSPRSRSGNRFWEYLSPEIQVNASIELPGREFYSNGTSVKTTLILGTKSPAIDTPLSSQLEAAPHIVSHSVEDAFDQAISLNLRF, from the coding sequence GTGAGCGAGCCAACCGTTTCCCGTACCACATTAAGCGATCTCATCGAACAAGTCGCAGGGATTATCGACAGCGACCGAAGTGTCTCCAACAAAGAACTTATTCAGATCTGCAATGGATACGGGGCCTTTGATTTGAATGCTGACGCGCACATCTATCACGAGATAGCTGAAACTGCGCTGAACCTACTCATTCTGAAAAAGTACGGACGCGATCTACTTGCATCGATGAATCCAATCGAGGAACTTTCTACAGTCTTAAGACCTTTGCAAAAAAGGCTTCCGACGCAGACCTGGCGAAGTGAAACGCAGATCGCCTATCAACAGTTCTCGACGCCGGTTACTATTGCATTTCTAGCCACCTATCTCTTACACATTCGGCACAGTGAAACAGTTCTCGAACCTTCATGTGGTACGGGTTGTCTCGCCGTATGGGCACTCGCTGCTGGGGCCACAGTGATAACTAACGAGATCGACCCTAGGAGGAGAGGCTCGGCTTTGGCGTTGGGGTTCCAGCCATATTCTTTCGATGCAGAGTTCATCGACGATCTTCTGCCTGAGGATTTACTCCCTAACATAGTTCTCGCTAATCCGCCGTTCTCTTCGACTGGCGGCCGTGTGAAAAATAACAGCATCGAGTTCGGCTTTCGTCATATCGAATCAGCATTACGAAGGCTAAAGAAGGGCGGGCGATTCGCTGTGATACTTGGTGAGAGCGGTTCTCCGAGATCCCGCAGTGGAAATCGGTTTTGGGAATATCTTTCTCCTGAGATACAGGTAAATGCGTCCATCGAACTGCCCGGGCGGGAATTCTACTCCAACGGAACGAGCGTCAAGACGACGCTAATTCTCGGCACCAAGTCGCCTGCGATCGATACGCCGCTCAGTTCACAACTTGAAGCGGCTCCGCATATTGTTTCTCACTCGGTCGAGGATGCCTTCGATCAAGCGATATCGTTAAATCTCCGTTTTTGA